TTTTATCTATTATTTCTTGTAATAATGGAGAATTTAATGTATTATCTAAATCAGCTGTAGGTATACCTCCGAGGCCATGTTTATCAATAGCTGAAACTTCTTTTTTCTCAAAACCTAACCACTGGAGAGAAAGTCTCGAAAATTGTCCATATGCAACAGTTGTCCTACTATCACCATAGGGAGGAGAAGTAACAACAATATCAACATGATTACTTGGAATAGATGTTTTATAACGAGTATCTTCATCTAAAATATTAACTTTACATGATTTAAACTGCTTATTAAATTCACTCATTTTTTTAATGTTTGTTTTAGCTTGTTTTTTAAATTCCAAGAATGTGTCAGGGTTATAATCCTCAAGGGTTTCTTTTTTTATTCTATAAAGTTTATATTCCCCATTTCTAGTATTAGATACAGTTCTTGTAACATTGGAGAATACAATATTAAAAAAATCTTTTACATCATTCTCAAGTTTTGTATCATCCAAATGGATAGATTCAATACTTTTCTTTAATAACGTTAAATCAAGTTTTACTTCTTTTTTAAACCAATAATCTATATTAAAAAAATCAGGTGTTTCTATATTCTCATTAAGAGTTTTTTTTGCTTTGTAAAATCTATTTATGATATTTTCATATTCTTGAAACAATAGTTTATCA
This DNA window, taken from Methanobacterium congolense, encodes the following:
- a CDS encoding DNA methyltransferase → MQFKSSTININKKEEDSTWDFKGSDTKYSNHGIHNYPAMMIPQIARRLIEEYGKNASVLLDPFMGSGTALLEAKLHSNFKEAYGVDINPLALLVSKVKTTPIDDKLLFQEYENIINRFYKAKKTLNENIETPDFFNIDYWFKKEVKLDLTLLKKSIESIHLDDTKLENDVKDFFNIVFSNVTRTVSNTRNGEYKLYRIKKETLEDYNPDTFLEFKKQAKTNIKKMSEFNKQFKSCKVNILDEDTRYKTSIPSNHVDIVVTSPPYGDSRTTVAYGQFSRLSLQWLGFEKKEVSAIDKHGLGGIPTADLDNTLNSPLLQEIIDKIAQLDEKRVKDVLSFYKDFYQCVIEIDRVMKTGGFLCFVVGNRTVKGVQIPTDDIIIELFKSKNEYKHHKTIIRNIPSKRLPKRNSPTNVKGKTLSTMNHEYIVILEKI